In Chitinophaga sp. H8, the sequence ATGTGATTGTTCTCCGCCAGCACTTCCACTGAATGCCTGCGCCAGGGAAGCCAGCATATCTTCCACCGGTGCCGGTTTTTTATTCTCCTGTGGCCCTTGTGACTTATAGAATGCTTTGGCACCTATCTGGATAGTATCACCTGCCATTACACGCAATACTAAGGATGGGCCTATTTTCTTCCCTCCGTCTTTAGCATTCAGCTTGGCTACAAATTCATTCTCTTCAGTGGTATTATCCTCTGGATAACCCACCGGTTTGGCCATACGGCTATTATCAATGTTGCTGAACAACGCATTTTCCATGGGGGCCGCTTCCGTTTCCATTGTAGCCGCATACATGGTCAAATCGCTTTGTTCAGTGAGCACCATCCGCACATTGCCCAGATGATCCTTTACAAAATAGTCATACCAGTAAACAGGCGCCTGTCCGGTCTTATACACCACTCTTATCCTGCCTTCTTCATGTCCCAGGAACTGCAGCGTATCATTCTGATATACCAATCCTCCTGCGTAGTCAGTAATAGTTGTTTTAGCTGGAGTAACGGTGTTATCTATCACCGTTTTGCGCAATTTATTGCCAGCAGCATCATAGAGATACTTAATCGTTCCTTTATTAAGAATAGTAATCTGCTCAGGTAAATTCAAATGATTGTAGGTAATAGCAGTAATATTCTTGTTATTGTCCAGGATCAGATTACCATTAGTATCATATGCATAGTCATCCCCGCTATTGGCGCCATTCTTAAAATCTCCCAACTTAGTAGTTACTGTACTGACATCGGTGACACTACCTAGTTTGTTACTATTGGCCTTATAAGCATAAGTGAGTTTATCCAGTGCTACAATAGCTGCCCCATCCATTCCCTGTTGGTCCATACGCATGATATTCCCATTATCATCATAGGAAAGATTACTCACCGCAAAATCTGCCTGAGTTTTCTCCCAGGGTGTAGTTGGAGCATTCACTGTATTCTGTTGGGAGTAATAGGCAGACATTAACCGGTTGACAGAGTCATATGCAAATCCATATGCCCGGGCAATACTATTACTTCTGCTTTTCCACTTTGTACCAGTAATATTACCATTATACTGATTAACCACGAATCCAGAATCGTAGTTCAACTCCATTCCAAACCAGGTACTATCCGGGTTACCAGTTCCATTCACATATGCTTTGTTAATTCCTATCAGCCACCCGCGGATATTATAATCATAATTGAGTTTTTCTATTTGTTTCGTGGCGTTGATCACTCCCAGCTTCTTTGTTTTCAACTGCCCAAGTTCGTCATAGGTATTTTTAGAAATTACCCTTTGTAAGCTGAGATTATCTTTTAATCGTTTCTTCACAGAATCCAATCTACCAGCAGCATCATAAGAGAGCATGGTAAGTACGGGGGTTTCAGTAGTCAGCGTACTTCGTGGTGCCTGATGGCGCTGATAGCTGCTAAGCAACTTCCCGTTAAAATCATACAGATTAGTCAGGATATCCTTTCCTCCCACAGCATTGTCACCAACCGTCTGAATTACCCTTCCTTTATCATTATAATAGGTAGTAGTGGTCAGCCAGTCATTAGTACCTAATACCCTCGCCTTAACACCAGTTACTAACCCTTTGGTCATGGTGCTGGTAGCAGTTACCGGTTCATCATAAGGGTTATTTCCTTTTTGTGGTTTATTAAAATCTGATGTCAATGCTGCATGTGCTCCTGCATATCCATATCCATCATAAAAAGTGTAAGTGAGTGGGTAAAGGTCTGTCGGTTGTAAATTAGGTAATGGATTGGTAGCGGTAATACTTAGCGTATGCTGGGTACCATTAGCATCCAAAAATGTTTCAAAGGCAGCACTGGTCCCACTATCAAATCCATCATTAAATGTTATACTGTTAGTTGCTTCATATCGGGCACGGCCGTCATGGCTCGTTATTGCAAGGTCCGTCACATAGGGTACATTATAACTGATGGATTGTGTATTGCTCGTAGCTGTATTCATGCTGGCTTGCAGTGTTTCTCTTGTAGCCGCAGAGTTATACAAGGCAGTCATCGTAGGCCGGTTCAATCCATCATAAAAGGTAACCAACCACTGCTTGGGTGTTTTTTGCCTTAGGTTCCCATCCCGTGTAAATACTAACCTATCACGCACATCATATACCATCTCTACAGAATCAGCTCCAGGTACTTGTTTCACGATCATTCTATTGCGGCTGTCATAACGATAAACAAAACAAAGTTCTTTTGCAATTTCCAGGGTAAAGTTGGCATTCCAGTTACTTTTAATCGCAGTTACAGCCTTAGGTGGAATTACACAATGTAGCAACCCCATATCATCATATACATAATACGTACACAACCAATTATTATGCCCATCTGCAGCATTACCCAATATTTCAGACTTTTTAAGCACTACCTGCCCACCCTTATTCACAAATTCCACTACTCTATTACCACGTTCATCTTTTGTTATATTTTTGAGCAATTGCCCTGCTGCATATGCTCCGGAAGATATGGGTCTGGCATCATTCTGCTGAATCTTCCATATCTGCACGTCATCCGCTGCAGTATTTACCAGATATTCTTTTTCTATTCCCCGTCCTACGCCAGTCCAATTATCACCGGGTTCCATTGCTTTCTTTACCTGACTAAGCGGAGATGCTTCAAACCGCGTTTCTCCATAATAAATCCGCTCACCAGGAAATTGAGTACCCATAAAAATTGCCTGTTCAGTAAAAGGGCTTGTTTTGAATTTTCCATCGCTACCTGTTGACACGTAAGGGATATATTTATACTGCTCCCGCCCGAAAGCATCATATATCACCGGCGTTACTAAGTCTTTTCCTAATGGGGACATACCTTTATTCACGGTCTGCAATGGGCGCCCTACCCCATCTGAATACTGTGTAGTTTGTTTTACTTCTGCCACAGTACGGGTAGGAGCAGTTATTACCGAAAGATCTGTAGATGGCATGCTTGGCTCCCAGGTACGGACATAATTTAGTATACCATTACCATAAGGTGATGGCTTAGCTATTGGTGTTACAGTTGGCCTGGCACTACTCTTAGGGGTATTCTGGGACATAGCTGCAGTAGTACCTAGCACCAACATTATTACTATTATATATAACCTGATATAGGGTATTTGAATATACATGTCGTCATTTACTTTAGAACAATCAGGATAATTACTTTTCAGCGGCTGTTCTATCCCACGTTCCTGAAAATACACATGAGATATACACGCCTTAACAAATTAGAAAGGGTAATTGATCATCTTGGAGCTTCCTATTAAATTATCTCCGCTTACGCCAAATATTTCAACACCTGAATAAGTAGTTGCTCCATGGAACCCATTAATGATAAATACTTCCAGTATGTTTTTCCCTTTAGGTAAACTGTAGCTTTTTTCTTCAGATTTAATGGCATTTGTCATCGTATATTCATTTCCATTAATTTTATAACGGATCACTTTAGGACAATCAAACCAATCCTTATCATCAAATGTAAACTGAAAAGTTACGGTGGTCGGTTCATCACAATTAATCTCTGCCGTACTGAATGGTTTTACATTCGAGGGCACCGGATTATTTATATCATAGAAAATGTTCTTAAATTCAATTGGCGTGACTACTTTAAAATGGCGAGACATTTCGACCGTTTCATTTGATATAAGATCCTTCACCACGCAAAACAAATCCATTTCTCCTGTTTGATTAAGCTTCGCAGAAAAGGTTTTAGCTGCATTGTTTAGTTGTTGCTTAATTATATTTCCAGACTGATCTTTTAAATACCAACTACATGAGAAATTCCCGGAACCTCTGGTCAAAGTAGCATTAAATGTTGCAGAATCTCCAATAGGATACAAGGTACGTGCGCTTATAACCAAGTCGAAGGGATATACTGCACCTTCAGAGTACTCATACGCTTTTAATATCTTCTGATCTTTATCTCTCACTACAATTAAGCGCCCAAAAGCATCGTATTCATAATAATTTGTGTATCCACGCATATCCTGACTCTCTGTTAGCCCTACCAATGGCTTATATTTAAATGTTTCTATTTGTGCCGCTGGCAATGCATTTCGCAAAGTGTTAATCAATGAAAAATCTGATGCTAATGGCTCAGCCTTCGCAGCAATGGCGTTCAATGTCGATTCTGGAATCACCGCCTTAATCTCCTGGTAAGTGGCACCATTAATTTCCGCAATCCTGCGGAGGTTTTTATAACCCCATAAATAAACTTTCGAAATACCTGTATAGTCTATAACATGTAAAGGATTTCCCAGGACATCATCTGCAAGAATCTGCGTTTGATAGCCTGAAGTTGTCATATTCCATGGTGGGCTATCTGTTTTAGAAATATTGTAGGTTAATGAACCAGGAACAATCAATTCTTTTCCTCCTAGATTCTTCTCTACATAGTCTGTTTTCGTTTCTTCTTTTCTTCTGATAATATTGTTATCTATGTAATTGGTTCCAGTAACAACAACGGAGGCTATTGAATTTCCAACTACCATTTTCTGATATACAGACTGACTACTTAAATCTGCAGGATATTTAAACTCCATCCGCTTCATTTTTCCACTACCTAAGTCTTCCAATTGTGAAAGTAGTAGAGAATAAGGGCCTCCATACTGATAAGTTTCGTTTTTAGTAATAATTCCATTATCAGTATATGTCTCAGTTAAAGTTGAGGCAAGTTGTTTCAGGCCGGTCGAGGTAGGAATATCAAAAAAGTAATACTTATTAATCGTGGGATCTGTCGTATATGCTTCTTGTAAAAAATTATCAGTGAATATGCCCTTTAAATGAAACCCAACCTGCAAATTATCATTTCTTTTGGCAAATGTATATTGGTTTGTCACTTTTTCCACAGGAATGTATGTACCATTCTGATTTTTGTATGTGGTTTTAGTAACAAGTGACCCTTCTGCCCATTTTTTGTCTAATATATATCCAGGAACATTGTAATTTTTTACGTTCAAATCTGTATAAATAGTATAGGGTAAGGGCCACATGGCACCTGGAAATATCAACCATGTTTTTGTAAAATTCAACAAAGCTCCCTGATTATCAAACTCATAAACAGTCTTCAAACTATCTGTATTATTCTTGCCGATCTTATATTCTTCTACTTGCAAATACTTGCAGGCTCTGTTATCAGCCCAACCATTTATGAGACAATCCGAATGATAAGTCCTATTCATTCTTGCATACCACCAAGGGAATGTGCCTGTACCGGAACCAGGCTCTCCTCCATGATAGTAAGTATAAGAAACATCCGCATAATCTCCATTATCTCCGGCATACTTTTGTTCATAAAACACGTCACCATATTTATACATTTTATGTTCTACCGGAATACTATCTCCTGAGCTGGCTGTGGTAATTATCTCCTTAATTCTTAATGCTGGACTTCTGGGCTCATTCGCAATATAAAAACGGTTCTCACTATCGTATATGAACTCTGTTTCACCTCCAGTTAAATACTTTATACGCTTTAAGGAGTAGGTCCTGGCATGTTGGAATGAAAATTTCCTGTTAGCCGGCTTAATAATGTCATAGAAATTCCAAATCCTATTGGGTAGAATATGAATAAATCCTTTATTGACATTTCCATTGAAATACCCACATAAGTCCTGAGAATAATAGGGATCAACAACTCCTAATTGCTTAACCTCTCCTTTATATGGGGCCGGAAGGTTATAATCTTCAAAGTATTCAAAGGTTTGCTTATCGTACTCTTTATTATCAGTACCTAAAAAAGAAACAGATTCTAATCTCAATCGCTTCCAATGTATACTATCGTTTACATTATTAAACTTAATTGTTCTTACTAAGCCCTGATTATTGTAAATACTTGTTTGCGTCAGGCGATGTTTTCTACTATCTATACGGTCTTTCAGATGAGTAAAAACTATTTTACCATCCAAAAAAACTATTCCCTTCAATATCAATGTATTATGAACACGTTTCGTTGTAATATGTGAAGAATAACTTTCTTCATATGCTGGCGGTGTATTTGGAGTAAAATTCAGGCCATCAGCTCTTTGGCCACTTTTTTCGCCTTGTGTAAAACTTTCTGATAAACTATAATCATCATAAGGGGTTAAATCATTCTCATAAACAAATGTTATGGAATCTGTTTTATTAAACGATACTATTTTGCTCAGGTACCAGCTGGCTATACTTCGTTTGGGGCTTGAGCCAATACCAGATCCTTCATAAGTAACACTTTGAGAACTTATGGTATTCTCTTCTGAGTTGGTAAAGTAATAAGCGTTCCCATTAGGTAAAACTATCTTAAATCCCGTTACCTGATTGGGACTGGCCACATTCTCTTTTAATTTTGAGATCTTATTATTAGTATAAGGAACTTGGTCTACCTGGTTATTAGCGCCAAAATAAAATGAGCCACTCTCCCCACCAAATGAGTAACTATATTTATCTTTCATTTTATCTATATAACGTTCATATCCACCAGAAGCATCATTTAGCATAATAAGAAGCCTGGAAAGATCATTATTACTCCTTATGGTTGTTGCTGAGGGAATATCAGCATTCTCATTATCCGGAAGGTCTAACACAGACACATTCACCACCCCGCCAGCACTTAAATTCCAACCCAGCCCTACCCAACTGGCCTGATCATCTACTTTAATACCACCTGCGTTGTAAGTAAGTTCAATAGGAAAGGTTAGATCTTTACTCTGGATGGTATAAATAGGAATAGAGATATTGGGAAGCCCTGAATTATGAGACACTCCATACTCCCCACGCCTGAGAAAAGAGGCTGCTTCAGGGCTTGCCGGAGACAAATATGGATTTCGCTTGATTGCCAAAAAATCCATACCACCGCTTGTTAGCGACATATTTTTTAACAAACTGTCTTTAGACTTTTTCGGTATTGAATCTACAGCTAGATTAACTTGAGCACTCGAATAGGTACAAAACAACAGGCATACCAGGATAACAGGGATAAACCGCATAATAGGTAACAAATCAGTGAATTGGCAAAGCTAATATTATTTTTTTTTGAAACAAATTCTATTAGATTTTTGCTATCAATTAAGTAGTGTCTTGCCTCCCCCTACCTGCCATCCCATTCCAGATACCCATTCACTGCTCTTTCCAGGGAATATAATTCTCCCAGTACCAGGGAGTATATACATCTCCGATAGCTGTTTGCAGCAGGTCTTTAAAAATGCCTTCTCCATTATCGGAATTGGTGAGTATTACAATGGCAATTTTTTTCTCCGGGTAGGCAATGGTGTAATGCCCCCAGCCTATATCATTCCCTTCTTTGAAGTAGGCATGTCCATAGGGCGATTGCAGTATTACATACCCAAGGCCGTAGCCGAGTTGAATGTTATCATTTAACGTAGAATCCTTCCAGGAAAGGGGGCCGAATTGCTTGACTGACCTGATACGTATCTGGGAGTGGGTCATATCATGGAAGGCTTCCTTCGACAGGCGTTTACCATTGATCAGCATGGTATAAAAGCGGTTAAATTCATCCATAGTAGTGGTGAGAGAGCCGGCTGCATTTGCAACTGTTCGCCGGGGAAAGAAGGTGCTGTCGTTGTTCTTGTCATGTCCTACCGCATATGCTGTCTCATATGCTGATTGATATACATAACTGGATGCTGCCATACCACAGGGGTCAAAAATGTATTGCCTGGCCAATGTTTCCAGGCTTTTTCCTGTAATCTCCTGGATAATCATTTGCAACAGGTACAGCCCTTCTCCCGAATAACTCACACGGCTACCCGGTTCAAACTTGATACGTAATTTTTTGTCCGGCTCAAACCACCTGAAATTCGGAAATCCGGTAGTATGCATGAGGCACATGCGGGCGGTGATCTTTTTATACCGCTCATCCCCTTCCAGGTCTTTATAAGAAGACAGTTTGCCGGGAAAGGTGTAGGTCATCAGCGACCTCGGCAGATAGTCTACCAGCGGTTTATCGAGATCGATCTTTTTTTCATCTACCAGTTGCATGACCAGGTGTGCGAAGACTGCCTTGCTGAGCGACAATGCATACAAGGCGGTAGACGACGTCATGGGCTGCCCGGTAGCGGCAATTGCATAACCATAAGCCCTGGAAAATACAGGTTGATTGTTATTGAACACGGTAAGACATAGCCCTGTCACCTTTGCATCTTTCATCAATTGCTGGACCTGCTGATCCAGCCGGGCTGCTTCAATAGAAGTGCCGTCAATATGCCGGATAGACTGTGCAAAACTACTGGTCAACAACATTACCATTGAGATGGCAGAGAGCATACCTGTAAGTGACCGCATACTATTCCATTTAATGTCTGAAAAGTTGGTTTGCAGTTAAAATTACATCATTTATAGCTTTACTTAAATCACTTCACAGATCCCTCTAATCCCCTTACCATGGCTCAACTTGCATTCAAACTACACCATAAACCCTTACTCACACTACTTTCCCTTATAGATAAAGCCTATATAAAGC encodes:
- a CDS encoding DUF6443 domain-containing protein, whose amino-acid sequence is MLVLGTTAAMSQNTPKSSARPTVTPIAKPSPYGNGILNYVRTWEPSMPSTDLSVITAPTRTVAEVKQTTQYSDGVGRPLQTVNKGMSPLGKDLVTPVIYDAFGREQYKYIPYVSTGSDGKFKTSPFTEQAIFMGTQFPGERIYYGETRFEASPLSQVKKAMEPGDNWTGVGRGIEKEYLVNTAADDVQIWKIQQNDARPISSGAYAAGQLLKNITKDERGNRVVEFVNKGGQVVLKKSEILGNAADGHNNWLCTYYVYDDMGLLHCVIPPKAVTAIKSNWNANFTLEIAKELCFVYRYDSRNRMIVKQVPGADSVEMVYDVRDRLVFTRDGNLRQKTPKQWLVTFYDGLNRPTMTALYNSAATRETLQASMNTATSNTQSISYNVPYVTDLAITSHDGRARYEATNSITFNDGFDSGTSAAFETFLDANGTQHTLSITATNPLPNLQPTDLYPLTYTFYDGYGYAGAHAALTSDFNKPQKGNNPYDEPVTATSTMTKGLVTGVKARVLGTNDWLTTTTYYNDKGRVIQTVGDNAVGGKDILTNLYDFNGKLLSSYQRHQAPRSTLTTETPVLTMLSYDAAGRLDSVKKRLKDNLSLQRVISKNTYDELGQLKTKKLGVINATKQIEKLNYDYNIRGWLIGINKAYVNGTGNPDSTWFGMELNYDSGFVVNQYNGNITGTKWKSRSNSIARAYGFAYDSVNRLMSAYYSQQNTVNAPTTPWEKTQADFAVSNLSYDDNGNIMRMDQQGMDGAAIVALDKLTYAYKANSNKLGSVTDVSTVTTKLGDFKNGANSGDDYAYDTNGNLILDNNKNITAITYNHLNLPEQITILNKGTIKYLYDAAGNKLRKTVIDNTVTPAKTTITDYAGGLVYQNDTLQFLGHEEGRIRVVYKTGQAPVYWYDYFVKDHLGNVRMVLTEQSDLTMYAATMETEAAPMENALFSNIDNSRMAKPVGYPEDNTTEENEFVAKLNAKDGGKKIGPSLVLRVMAGDTIQIGAKAFYKSQGPQENKKPAPVEDMLASLAQAFSGSAGGEQSHAVASSEATSPFANNFTSSDYQRLQQKDPDQFKLDKPKAYLNFVLFNDQFNLVEENSGVKQVQGEPDQLQTLAKDKMVVQQSGFLYVYTSNESPQDVFFDNLMVTQANGPLLEETHYYPFGLTMAGISSKSITQLENKKEKFQGQPLDDDLDLNWYGFKWRNHDPQIGRFIEIDPLASKYEYNSPYAFSENKITSHIELEGLESLPINQNSNPFSYMAVGFGQMFETAANAIDNIFTFGSKTKVEVPISAVNTGNVTVTVSSVNEAKTEYGFNLGDYLTYVKSNGSNDGNPISLFNNKTTMTTSLEEKTEAKFGGTSLFQKIRSSEDAVIIDNGGRTSIKVKGLDIMVGGMVSTTSNGDIKEIVDVSTGSSTTQARLSVTTSQGKKSSVELGASLVQKAPKATVTSSIFLKFGLKKSEED
- a CDS encoding serine hydrolase domain-containing protein; protein product: MRSLTGMLSAISMVMLLTSSFAQSIRHIDGTSIEAARLDQQVQQLMKDAKVTGLCLTVFNNNQPVFSRAYGYAIAATGQPMTSSTALYALSLSKAVFAHLVMQLVDEKKIDLDKPLVDYLPRSLMTYTFPGKLSSYKDLEGDERYKKITARMCLMHTTGFPNFRWFEPDKKLRIKFEPGSRVSYSGEGLYLLQMIIQEITGKSLETLARQYIFDPCGMAASSYVYQSAYETAYAVGHDKNNDSTFFPRRTVANAAGSLTTTMDEFNRFYTMLINGKRLSKEAFHDMTHSQIRIRSVKQFGPLSWKDSTLNDNIQLGYGLGYVILQSPYGHAYFKEGNDIGWGHYTIAYPEKKIAIVILTNSDNGEGIFKDLLQTAIGDVYTPWYWENYIPWKEQ